cattaaccacacagtttcaactaaacatcgcaaaaactagcctactattttcgcacaacttggtggaaaggtgtagcacaggccaaggaaaacccattcatttctgaagctgatcgtataaagtatttcccatatcgtagtctataggcctaagctcgcaacaacagcaaaaatgaaactgGAGAAGTTTCTCCGCGAAGACAccgctgttacattagatgcactcAATTGCGAATCGACGCAGTAAAAAAAAGCAACGACTGTTGGTAGTAACGAAGGTAaatttgcaaaacattttgtatgcacTCGCGGTGATGGCCAAGTAtgcctaatgtgaatcgcggactataaaATAAAGGAGATTTGCAACGCCACTGTTTAAAAATAATCTGAAACACTGAAACCGCATTGGCCTATTCTGTTTTTTGAATGTCGGTGACTGGCTAagtttcccaaagactgggtcgcgacccacgggtgggtctcaggagattttatttgggtcgccagcacaatttatgttgtgtaataggcctaacttacttctcactgaggtcaccaacaggacatacataggaattacaacttagaatacataatccaatttacgttcccattctttattgtgtttacctgtgatgaatcagattttagcgtgcaaaatagcctacatttaatggtcataataatgtgatgaaaagcggacaaaaatgcaatcaagttatgaaacgagacgttgccagaatagtttgacattatctttgctaagtgaatattttattaggcctatgaggtaaaaagcagagaaagcaacatgtggtttagtctgtagcctactgcatcaaaatctaagcctacacatttcctctctttcttactcgacttctttcttatcttcaaacgtgttcttaagtggcaccgcgaaaaaatattgcatggtgcaacaatctaatcttaaaataattacaattatttatgtctctgtgtggtatataacctacttaggatgcttacatgcagatgtcaaagtatttctattttcgtattgatgtgaattaatgtgtagatccgaagattaaatggtaggcctatagctgtgacgtgcagtcacctgacatcaccgNNNNNNNNNNNNNNNNNNNNNNNNNNNNNNNNNNNNNNNNNNNNNNNNNNNNNNNNNNNNNNNNNNNNNNNNNNNNNNNNNNNNNNNNNNNNNNNNNNNNNNNNNNNNNNNNNNNNNNNNNNNNNNNNNNNNNNNNNNNNNNNNNNNNNNNNNNNNNNNNNNNNNNNNNNNNNNNNNNNNNNNNNNNNNNNNNNNNNNNNtcaaatcagaggatatttcagaactattaacgtggacagctccccttaagagcatcttaagagcagtgcatgcgcgttcacgctacgagcatgttcgggaaacagtcggaaaaaccaaacgaacgatcgtaagatgaatagtagaaaaccctcttaagagcgtgtctccgtcgttatcggggaagtgggcccagaCCTAGTAGGCGCTATTATTTGCTCTGAAGTgaatgggtcgcgatggtctgtcatttttaaaaattgggtccccagaaaaaaagtttgggaaacactgggctacatagaagaagaaaaacacgCATCTGTTAATGCGCTCATAATACGCATCTGTTAATGCGTTCATAATACGCATCTGTTAATGCGTTCATAATACGCATCTGTTAATGCGTTCATAATACGCATCTGTTAATGCGCTCATAATACGCGcatgcttgagatgaaaccagcagttttttCAGCAGAAATAATATTctaataacaataatatgcgaggaggacctgtctcttaattaataagggatttcatttttcatttttttttaaaacaagtcaatggttttacaatgtttcagtcaagctttggttggtttagatacaagggaacatatgcaaaatgtaaagtagcctaatggattaactttaattttCTGTGCTGCATATGGCACATAGTAAATTAGCCTAAAGTAGTCTGTTATAATTCGGTCTAGAAACTTCACAATTGACGCAAGCTAGTTATGGATAAAAATGATGTGGATATTCCATCTTGGTGAGTTATGAAAAAAATTGGTTAGACAATGTGACCGATGTGGATAAAGAGAAGAATGCGGAGGTAGGCACACTCGGCGCTGTTCTTTTCAGTGTCACAGCAACTTTATTACAGTTGAAACTGCTTTAAATCAACTGAATCACGAGAGGCCAAGCTTTCAACCGGTGTCGCATGACCATATATTTTGAAGTTGTAATGCTTTCATGTAAATGTTAGAATGAAGATTATGAGTTGAGTGCAGAGCCATAGGGCTGTACGAGTGGAGGTTGTAGCGCCCCTATCGAGAGGAAGTGCACTGTTCCATAACAGGTTAACTTTCGATTCTGTGGAATAGAAGTCACACCAAATCAAACTACTGTAATGAGATGTAATGAAAGTTTTCAGTTCATATTGATGTTTGAACACATAGAACTTTAAAACCTATCTGTCTTGCAATTAACCCCCTCCACAGATAATGATgtgtaactttgtagttttgaaaTAGACAAAAAGTGCTGCCTTGCACATTGCTCATTAGAAAAAACTTACAGAGGAAACTGTCATATTGACAACAAGGCAAAACAGTTGACAACAGTGGCATCAGGACTTGTCATTTTGATcccactgacagtttcattagtaaaaatacttgcttttgagacaTACACAATGCCTTTTGAGCAATATACAGGCTTTTGTAGGTTGAGCAAGACACTTGCTTTTGCAGGTAATCAACTGTGCGATGCAtgtgcactaattgttttgagaaatgcaataACTGTTGtgtaaatattaataatgattcaagaaatgcaccaaagtgactgagaaaaactgtaatcaatATCTGGTAACAggttacttgacagtatcgacataagagtaacatgacactgtcatgaacatatgacacatgaaccctaaatctaaccctaatcctaaccctaacttgttatgacaaaaaatgaatgtcacttacagtaataatataagcgttatgtcataaacgtttatgacttgtttatgacatattcatgacagtgtcatactgtatcactcttatgtcgatactgtcaagtaaagtgtaacccaataTCTTTTGACATGGTTTATGATTTCATAATGTGAAATGTTTTCTTACAATTTCAGATTGCCTGTGGGCTTACTGTTAAGCTATCCTTCACATGACCATAAGTGCAATTAAAATACTTGAAGATTATACCAAAACCAGATGCGTATAAAATACTTGAAACATGCATTCTTGCTCACTGTTGCATTAAGATCATTGTTCTTACGTCCTTAAGTTCAAGGCATTATTCTACAAAGAGAACTTACACCGTGTTAATAAAGGTAGGAGAGGTTCTGTCTGGTGGCTCTTCTTGATTTCGTAGCTCTAGCTCTAGGCATACACTATGGGCTCTTTATAAAGTAAGGTGTTTTTGTTATTGTAAGGGCCACACCCATAAAGGGAAATCAGAACTTATGCCACGGTGACAAAGGTCTGGAAGTTTCTGTCCATTTTGACTCCTGTGTCTTTCTGGGTCATACAAGGCAGGAACAGGAAATCGCAATGGGACAAAATAGAACATTTGCATGATGGCAACATAGGAAAATGTTTGTTCTCTGTGGCTCTTCTACCTGGTCCCTCTTCTTGGTAAAATGAAACCTAACAAAcaaaaagtttgtttgtttgacaaGCATGCAGCCTGACAAATCACtaaatctaaaatatgtttgtttCTTGCAATGCAATATCCATCTCATGAAACTTCACATGACAACCACCTGATATAATCCATTTGAAATTTACAAGgctgtgattatgtgtgttcaATAAGCTCAATTATTGGTTTGGGCAGTAAGTTACATGTATTAACAGATATATGTTTACATTATACTACATttgctgacacatttttagccaaagcgactaacaacatggtgaacagtttaagctttttgAAGCacttctctcaacaattctagggcaatttaaaaaaggtagagtacaataagaaTACATGCATGCTATTAGGTTAGagttggggggtgggtgggggggcaacCGCACCGGGCCCGATCAGGAGGGGGGCccagaaaaataaatatttaaataaacGCTTTCTGTGGTGATTCTGCATTAAGTGCATTCATTGATGTTTCTCACTTACCAGCTTAAAGTGTTGTTGCTTGTTGTTTCAGGCAGTTTCCCTATTGGCTGATGACGATTTATTTTTAAGTGTCAAGACGTGAGATCAAGAGATTCTGTTCTTGGTAGGCTAATAGTGGAAAAATTGGACAAATTTGGTAgccagaaaaaaagaacataaacagatagaaaataaaaaaggagggaaagaacACAAAGAAGGTAGGCCTATGGTTCTTGGCTTAACGATTGGGCAGCAGACGAGTTTGAGGACACGGTAGGACAATGAGGcattaaaatacattaatacagtaGCCCGCTCTAACATGGTCACTTGCAATTGTATGGTTGATCTATATTATTTTAACTAATTGATCTGAATTGGTTGATGTTTCTCCTGGTAGCCTGTGCTCACCTGTGCTGTATGCGTATACAGGGCATATGGCTGTTACGGTCATGGGCGCGCGTGCATGTTGCTCTCCGGCTGTCACGGTACACAGAAGGAGGACTAGGAGAAGTGAACACGGTGATGGAGATTTATTGAATGGTCAACAGAAAAGTACTTGTAGGTCCAGAatacaaagcaaagcaaacacacaggagATCAGACTAAGGCAACTAAAGAGAGAGGGCAACGTCCAACAAGGTTCATAACTTAACTGAATCCAACAAATACTGAAGAGCAGGCGAGGGAGCGAGTCTTTGGCTGGGTCTTTCGTACAGCATAGACGAGGccagacaaagtgtgtgtgtggaggggggccTGATATAGTGCAGCTGATCAGCTGATTGATCAGCTGCAGGTGTAAGGCTTCAGTAGgtaggggagagagaatgagtaacAGGAGTGTGAGTCTGATGAGTGGGCGTGGCTGGGGAATGGCTGGTGCAGAGTGAGGTGCTGCTGAAGAACCTGGCAAAGCTGTGACAGTACCCCCCTCTCCAGGGGGCGCTTCTGAGGACGAGGGTGCCCGGCGACGTGGACGGCCTCGACGGCGAGGGGCTGGTCGACTGGGGTGGGTTTGATGGAACTCAGCGAGCATCGTGGGATCCAAGATGTCATCACGGCTGACCCAGGAGCGATCTTCTGGGCCGTAACCCTCCCAGTCGACTAGGTATTCCAGGCTGCCCCTGCGACGCCTAGAGTCGAGGATCTCTATATTGAAGAGGTTCATTAGgcttactgttttactaattcttACTGTTTCTCTGTACAAGCCAATAAGGTAAAATAGTAAAATTGTGTACCTGACAAGTCAATTTTACCTTATTGGCTTGTACAGAGAAACAGTAAGAATTAGTCGAGGATCTCGTTGATGGCATAGACCGAACCCTCGTCCAGCAGAAGCGGTACTGGGCGATCAGCAGCATCACCAGGTTCTGTGGAGGAAGGAGAATGGGGTGAGTGGTAGGGTTTCAGGAGAGACACATGAAATGTGGGGTGGATCTTGTAACTGGGTGGAAATTGGAGGCGGTAAGTGACTGGATTAATCTGGTGTGTTATGGTGAAGGGGCCAATATTTAGGACTTAACTTTCTGGAAGGAAGTCGCATCCGGATATCCCGGGTGGAGAGCCAGACCTTCTGGCCTGCTTCATACTGTGGTGTGGCTGACCTCCGAGTGTCTGCGTGCTCCTTTTGCCGACGGATGGCTCGCTGCAGGTGGTGATGGGCCTCACTCCAGACCTGCTCGCTCTCCCGGAACCAGGAGTCAACAGCTGGGACCTCGGAAGAGTCTCCGGACCAAGGGAAAAGTGGAGGCTGGTGACCGAGTATGCATTGGAACAGCGTCAAACCTGTGGTTGGTTGCCGTAGGGAGTTTTGTGCATACTCGGCCCAGGGTAGGAAGCGACTCCAGGAGCTTTGGTGGCGGTGGCAGTAGGTGCGGAGGAAGCGGCCAATCTCCTGAATCTTTCGTTCCGTTTGCTCGTTCGTTTGAGGATGATATCCTGAAGTTAGACTCACAGTTACTCCCATTAGCTGCAGGAAAGCTCTCCAGAAACGAGAAATGAACTGTGGCCCCCTATCCGATACCACATCTTCTGGGATTCCAAAGTTGCGGAACAGCTTCCCTGCTGGGAGGTGTCGCGGGGTCTTTGCCATGGCACAGTCTGCACACCCGGCTACGAACCCTTGGACATCCTTGGCCATACCCGGCCACCAGTAACGATCTTGCAGAAGAGAGAGTGTAGCATTGATCCCTGGGTGTCCTGTGCCTGGGGAGGAGTGTGCCATGGTTAGGAGTTGAGTTCGGAGACTGAGCGGAACATAAGTGCAGTTAGCAGGAGTGTTGGCTGGTGCAGGATCGTCAGTAGTGGCCTCATGGATCTGCTCATCTAGGGTCCACTGGATGGGGCTCACGACCAAATCAGCGGGGAGTATGGTTTCAGGCTGCTCCTCACTTTCCTCCGGGTGGTGCAGACGGGAGAGTGCATCAGCTCTGCCATTGCGAGATCCAGGGCGGTAGCTAATAGAAAAGTTGAAGCGGGTGAAGAACAAGGCCCATCTTGCCAAACGGGGATTGAGGCGCCTGGCTTCCCTGAGGTACTGGAGGTTTTTGTGGTCCGTAAGAACCAGGAAAGGATGTTTTTTAGCTCCTTCAAGCCAATggcgccactcctccagggctaGTTTAATGGCTAACAATTCTCGGTTGCCGATGTCATAGTTGCACTCCGCTGCACTAAGCTTTTAGGAGAAGTAAGCACAGGGATGGAGGCAGGGAGGGTCTCCATGGCGTTGCGAAAGAATAGCTCCAACTCCAGAGGTGGAGGCATCAACCTCCACAATGAACTCCCGGTCTGGATCTGGACGACAGAGGGCCGGCGCTTTGGTGAAGGATTCCTTCAGCAGGTGGAAAGCTTGGGAGGCTTCATCACTCCAGGAGAGGGCCTTAGGTTTCTTGCGGAGCAAAGAGGTTAATGGAGAAGCGAGTTGACTAAAGTTGCAAATGAATCTTCGATAAAAGTTGGCAAAGCCCAAGAAACGCTGGAGGTCCTTGACGGACTGTGGAGTGGGCCAAGACAAAACCGCTGTCACTGCATTCTACTTGAAACACATTACACAATATATTGTAATTTCTGGTTTGTTGTTTAACCCACTTAAAAATATCAGAAAGTGATTAGTCTTTATGAGTATAGATTTGAAATATTTTTAGGAAACAATGTGATGATCCCTTCAGAAATAATTCTCCAATATGACTGCAGCCATCACAGAGCAGGTTGAGTAAAAAGGCACAGATTTCATCAAGTCTTTCATGCCATGTCTTTCATGCCATTTGACCATTTTTGCAAGGTGTAGAATGCACATATCTGTTGTCAGAGACAACTGGGATCCGCACTGCATCTTTGTACATGTCTATCACATCAGAGGAAGGAACGTCTGAACTTGAAAAGACAGTGAAGTTTTGGAGTATACAAGTTGCTTCTCTGCATCATTGAAGTGTTCTTGACCTAAAAGGTTTTGTAAATCTTATCTACTCTGTAGTCCTCGGCTTCTTTTTTAAAATGAGATACCAGGCGTCTTTTTCTGCACCTTAAAGCTGTTTTTAaagttgagaaatgttcaacttcTAGCGGAAAAAAGCCCTATGTCACACTGTTTTTTGACAGCTGACCAATCAGAAGCAGTTACTCTGCATATaacactactgttttactactgtccacagcctaatgttctactactgttttactgctacactgttttcatgctatattagcacacatgaccaatggcttctgctacaatactgaatggctgtaaccctattacctcaacctattcttgcactgatatagtttttatattaccttgtctacattttacattactctcttatttgtccatatttatttatgctggtctctagaccttattcttgcactgttgcactgttggactacttattgcaccttcaccatgactcactctcttagagcaccttaccatgcacataGAATTATGCCCAGCCCCGGCCCcgtcactgcaagcgcctcatgcttgatcatccttaagcacactgtggattttttcatttaatttatatagtatatttagtatttagttttttagttttcttatcttctactgtctctattgtacagtggagttttgtatattatatttactctttctgctgtaagtgcatgttgtgtgtgatgtctgtatgctactgagaccttaaatttcccctttgggatcaataaagtatctacagtatctatctatctatctatctatctatctatctatatcacaAAAAGACGCTTCCGgctactttttggaacaaaaatgatggatttaaaaaaaaaaaaaaatgaaaaagcggTCTGCACAACTTCTCTTGTCAGAAAAAGAAGCTAAGTCTGAACCCGGTCTGAACGAAACCTGTCTGGCAGTGTGCTGAACATTCTACTGAACATTCTACGAAATATTATGTCATGGCAGATATAAGGCTGACTCTTTCaatatgttttttaaaagtactcTTTTTCTACTGACTTTCTGTGAATACAAATATCAGTTAGTATCCATTTCTCtatgaaaatgtattttggTAATAGACACTGCATCTACTTTATAGtagcattcattcatttcatttcattttcatttatttagttTGTATCTCaggttgatgttttgtttttttatatttttgagtttttattattttctttcccAAACAATTCAATAGTTAAAGCAGGGGAAAGGGAATGGTTCCAGTTCAAATAAATCTGGATACCTGAATATTGAATCACTTCTCACACCTTAAGCTCAACCattttacaaacatattttattcAGACCCATCTGAAAAGAGTGCAAATATACAGTGATAAAAAGAAGTAAACCCTCACAGTAATCAAAAATAAATCTCCATAGTCAGTGTAAATGGAACTTGCACACAAGATCTTAATAGTATGGGAAGCAAGTTTACTTTTTGGAGAAAAAACAGTTGAACTAATGTGTGAAGAGATAAAACAATCTGAAGAGACAACTAACTGAACTATGACaacaaacagaataaatatatcAAAGGAAGTTTCTTCCACATAAAACACAGAGTGTAAttaatttctattttattttttttaatcccaTTTTACATATCAGACAGTGATTAGTTCTACACTCTGTACAGGTAGCTTTGAAAGATATTTTGAActattttaaactattcttgAAAACATGTGCTACACCATGTGATAATCACTTCTTCAGAAGTAATTTACGCCCATTATGCCTGCAGCTAACACAGAGCAGGTCAAGCAGAAAGGCCCAGATTTCATCACCTCTGTTATGCCTTCCATATCTGACAAGTGACACAAGTTTTTTAATACACCTATCTCTGTTGTCAGAGACTACAGGAACTTGCACAGCTTTTATGTACATGTCTACTGCCTCAGAGATACGATTGCACTTGTAAAGACAGTGACCATACTCCGTGTACAGGAGTTGCTTATCTGCATCACAGAGGTGTTCTTGACCTAAAAGGTTTTCATAAATGTTATTTGCAGCATCAAAATTGTCTACTTTCACATACATTGTTGCAAGACTGCGACGCCCCTTGACAAAATGCTGAGTGTTCACCTCCTCATAAAGGGCAATAGCCCTTGTGGCCATAGCGGTTCGCTCCTCAGTTTTCTCCTTCAAGAAAATGACCTTCCAATACAAGCTGATAGCGAGGTTCTTCTTTGCTCGGGTTGAACGTGGAAATAAATCCAACATAGTCTTTGCAACATCTATGGCTTTGTCATATTCATTTAAGCGATACATAAGACGCAGGACATTGTTGAGACCATCAAGACATCCAGAGGCAATGAGTTCTTCTGCCAATTTGTTTGCCTCTTCCTGAGCCTTTTCTTTCTCCCCACTGTTGAGAAGTAAATTAATAAGCAATGCTGCAACACATatgtcattttcattcattAGTTTTGCAACCCtaagcttttctacaatttccCTTTTCAACTCTGGGGTAACTTCTGATTCTGTGTAACCCCATCCCATGGCAAGAGCAAGGCCTTTGTGGAAGTGTCTTTTCTGGGGTGCATATTTCAAGGCAATTTTGAAGCACTCTATTGcttgttgtttgtgtcttgtCTCAAACATTAACAGTGCCCAGCCTTTCTGACCACTTAACTCTGGGTACATTTGGGAACCAGATGGGGCAGGTAAAGTCTCCTGAAGTCGAGTCACTTCTTCCAAATAAGCTTGGCTCTCTGTCAGCTCACCCCTAAAGTAATGCACCCAGGCGAGGTTTGCCTGGTTGACCAGCAGGAGgctgtctttctctttatccCCCTGCTCTTTGATTGTCTTCTCTGCTTTCTCAAGACATGTCAAGGCTTCGTCCCTGGAGCCCAGAGCATGAAGGACATATCCAAGGAGGTTCTTCAACTGGCTCATCCAGGTGCATCCAGTCTGAAGGCGATCCTGGAGATCTTGGTAGAGGTTCTCAAGTTTAGATGGGCTACAGTCTAACTGCCATTTGAAATGGCACTCCATGTTTTCCAAATGACGTCGCAGATCAATGTCACTGAAGGAAGAAGAAGTTCCTTTCTGAATAAGTGAGACTATGAATGTTTCGAGTAAAACTAGCTAATTATCTACCTAAAAGGCATGTAAAAAACATTAAACAAAACTAATGAAGGTGATTTCATATTATGAAAGCATTTCTTACATTTTCAAGGTATTAACTGCATAAAGTTTTGCCTATTGGCTGCTATGATAGATGTGTTTATTTATCCTTCCAATGATTATATGTGCTATTAAAATATATTGTAAGATTATACCACAAGTGCATATAAACGATCTGTGAATGCATTCTAGCTCACTCCTGCATTCAGATGATTGAAGTTAAGTCATGTGACAAGGTATCATTCAACAAAGATCATAGAACTTACTCCATGTTGATAAAGGTCGGAGAGCTTGTGTTTCCTGTGGTGGCTAAtttgcctaaactttacaaactgtgaaattaaaaggatttggcccgcgggcgggagtttgagacccctgatctacatccttatgcatgcttcctgccaggacttttacgggcttttcccaaatcacggaagaaacgtcgacgcagtggtatagtagcagataatcagacaagtcttatttaaataaactcctggtgcacttacaaactttctaatgccttgttattggactaaaggtcatatttgtactactgtagaagtttcgtaccattcagggcattattagtggggtaatttacgagataaaagttggttccatcacgactgcagaatgtcattagtttctgacagcgctactcgaccagggttcgaccaagggaaaaaaggttctgggagggtgtttggct
This genomic stretch from Alosa sapidissima isolate fAloSap1 chromosome 16, fAloSap1.pri, whole genome shotgun sequence harbors:
- the LOC121684756 gene encoding interferon-induced protein with tetratricopeptide repeats 2-like — its product is MDDIDLRRHLENMECHFKWQLDCSPSKLENLYQDLQDRLQTGCTWMSQLKNLLGYVLHALGSRDEALTCLEKAEKTIKEQGDKEKDSLLLVNQANLAWVHYFRGELTESQAYLEEVTRLQETLPAPSGSQMYPELSGQKGWALLMFETRHKQQAIECFKIALKYAPQKRHFHKGLALAMGWGYTESEVTPELKREIVEKLRVAKLMNENDICVAALLINLLLNSGEKEKAQEEANKLAEELIASGCLDGLNNVLRLMYRLNEYDKAIDVAKTMLDLFPRSTRAKKNLAISLYWKVIFLKEKTEERTAMATRAIALYEEVNTQHFVKGRRSLATMYVKVDNFDAANNIYENLLGQEHLCDADKQLLYTEYGHCLYKCNRISEAVDMYIKAVQVPVVSDNRDRCIKKLVSLVRYGRHNRGDEIWAFLLDLLCVSCRHNGRKLLLKK